The Pan paniscus chromosome 22, NHGRI_mPanPan1-v2.0_pri, whole genome shotgun sequence genome has a segment encoding these proteins:
- the ERVH48-1 gene encoding suppressyn precursor, producing MACIYPTTFYTSLPTKSLNTGISLTTTLILSVAVLLSTAAPPSCRECYQSLHYRGEMQQYFTYHTHIERSCYGNLIEECVESGKSYYKVKNLGVCGSRNGAICPRGKQWLCFTKIGQWGVNTQVLEDIKREQIIAKASKPTTPPENRPRHFHSFIQKL from the coding sequence ATGGCCTGTATCTACCCAACCACTTTCTATACCTCTCTTCCAACCAAAAGTCTTAATACGGGAATATCCCTCACCACGACCCTAATACTGTCAGTAGCTGTCCTGCTGTCCACAGCAGCCCCTCCGAGCTGCCGTGAGTGTTATCAGTCTTTGCACTACAGAGGGGAGATGCAACAATACTTTACTTACCATACTCATATAGAAAGATCCTGTTATGGAAACTTAATCGAGGAATGTGTTGAATCAGGAAAGAGTTATTATAAAGTAAAGAATCTAGGAGTATGTGGCAGTCGTAATGGGGCTATTTGCCCCAGAGGGAAGCAGTGGCTTTGCTTCACCAAAATTGGACAGTGGGGAGTAAACACTCAGGTGCTTGAGGACATAAAGAGAGAACAGATTATAGCCAAAGCCTCAAAACCAACAACTCCCCCTGAAAATCGCCCGCGgcatttccattcctttatacAAAAACTATAA